The DNA region CAGCAGGATCTGTTTGAGCTGCTGATAAAATATCCAAATCATCAACCATCACACTATAAAAACCTTTGTATTCATTAACTTTCCCGCGAATATGAACCGAACTGGCTTGTTCGAGATTAGCAACATACCCATCCACATCACCTAGGTTAGACAACCACATTTTACCTTTTAAGGTTTCAACTTGATTAGACAAATCAAAACTCAGTTGTTTTGGCGTTTGGCGAATACTACCAACAAGATAGGTCCCTTCAATTGTTTGACCCACCATTGTTGTTAAATCATGGGCGGTTCCTGTTTGTTCTGGATAACTTGCAACTGGAAAGTATGCCACTAATTTTTTAAACGTCTCATTATCCTTTTGTTGTGGTGAGACATCACGGTTTAAATAGTACTTAATTTCTTCATTTAGAGTTCTCATTTAAATCCTCTTTCTTCTATTATATAGTGATCTATTAACGTCGTTTCTTTCTCAAGTGTTTAACTAATACAACAACCAAACAAATGCCAATGGCTGTAGCAGCACCGATACTGTCTAAGATAACATCTTCAAACAAGGGACTACGTCCGCCTGTAACCATTTGATGATATTCATCTAAACCAGCATAACCTGTCGCAGCTAACCAGCTTACAAAAGCTGTTAATCCCACATTGCGAATTCTTGGTTGTAGTCCTAAATACCCTGCGCCACCAATCACAAAATATGAAATAAAATGAGCCAGCTTCCTGACAAAGAACTGAATGAATCCAACATAACCACTATCAGAAATACTGACCGGTTCCCCACCATACATAAAACTAACATTGTTTAAACTCTTAAAAAAGGGTTCGTCTCCCAAAATCTTACTAATTAAGCCTGATTGATCTTGTTGTTCGAAGGTTTGCGATGATGAAATGAATAAAATCACCATCATCAATCCTGCAATATATAAAT from Vagococcus coleopterorum includes:
- a CDS encoding VanZ family protein, which gives rise to MAVSKKIKNANIYLYIAGLMMVILFISSSQTFEQQDQSGLISKILGDEPFFKSLNNVSFMYGGEPVSISDSGYVGFIQFFVRKLAHFISYFVIGGAGYLGLQPRIRNVGLTAFVSWLAATGYAGLDEYHQMVTGGRSPLFEDVILDSIGAATAIGICLVVVLVKHLRKKRR